A window from Tenacibaculum singaporense encodes these proteins:
- a CDS encoding FEKKY domain-containing protein encodes MKKKTILLTICLLAFITIGHSQSNDTIRGKIISSITRKKPVGEIVISEKGSTDFIKADSLGYFKFITKNKKSEYHLVIIAGDYDVQEFVFKSKWLNYKRPKHIVVNAKCKLNKKKASSDWKTGKAKLYLMGGIAPIATTKKDKRFERKYGVEYYDFGCEARLPECLIDYNTRIFKTLDLKFGRKWRKTVRKDVIGYQ; translated from the coding sequence ATGAAAAAGAAAACAATACTGCTAACAATTTGTCTTCTAGCGTTTATAACTATAGGACATTCACAATCAAACGATACAATAAGAGGGAAAATTATTTCTTCTATCACTCGCAAAAAACCAGTAGGAGAAATAGTTATCTCTGAAAAAGGTAGTACTGATTTTATTAAAGCAGATAGCTTAGGTTATTTTAAATTTATTACCAAAAACAAAAAATCTGAATATCATTTAGTTATAATTGCAGGAGATTATGATGTCCAAGAATTTGTCTTTAAATCTAAATGGCTAAACTATAAAAGACCTAAACATATAGTTGTTAATGCTAAGTGTAAACTGAATAAAAAGAAAGCATCATCAGATTGGAAAACTGGTAAAGCCAAACTTTATTTAATGGGTGGAATTGCCCCCATAGCTACTACTAAAAAAGATAAAAGATTTGAAAGAAAATATGGTGTTGAATATTATGATTTTGGTTGCGAAGCAAGACTACCTGAATGTTTAATTGATTACAATACAAGGATTTTTAAAACTTTAGATTTAAAATTTGGAAGAAAATGGAGAAAGACCGTAAGAAAAGATGTTATCGGCTATCAATAG
- a CDS encoding (S)-benzoin forming benzil reductase encodes MNIIIITGGSKGIGKALAEKYVQENYRVYSLSRSIVDLENVVQLSVDLSDTKATHNTFKMLLDEIQKLEVSSITLVNNAGRLGTIANLENIPSEDIAKSIHLNTTTPLILSSLFIEATQQLTCKKQIISISSGAAVKPYEGWSIYCTSKAAIDMMTKTIAAEQNELEHGVKCNAIYPGVVDTNMQTDIRSTDEKDFKNVQRFIDLKENDQLYTPEYVAETIFTIDTQNKLQNGDIVDIRNF; translated from the coding sequence ATGAATATAATCATCATCACCGGAGGAAGTAAAGGAATCGGTAAAGCCTTAGCCGAAAAATACGTACAAGAAAATTACAGAGTATACTCACTATCCAGAAGCATTGTCGATTTGGAAAATGTGGTACAGCTTTCTGTGGATTTATCTGATACCAAAGCCACACACAACACGTTTAAAATGTTATTAGACGAAATTCAGAAATTGGAAGTTTCATCGATTACCTTGGTGAATAATGCGGGAAGACTCGGTACCATAGCGAACCTAGAAAATATTCCTTCGGAAGATATTGCCAAAAGTATTCATTTGAATACCACTACTCCACTTATTTTATCGAGTTTGTTTATTGAAGCCACACAACAGTTAACCTGTAAAAAACAAATTATTAGTATTTCTTCTGGAGCTGCGGTAAAACCGTATGAAGGTTGGAGTATTTACTGCACGTCTAAAGCTGCGATTGATATGATGACCAAAACCATTGCTGCGGAACAAAACGAGCTTGAACATGGCGTAAAATGCAATGCAATTTACCCTGGTGTGGTAGATACCAACATGCAAACTGATATTAGAAGTACCGATGAAAAAGATTTTAAAAACGTACAACGCTTTATCGATTTAAAAGAAAACGACCAGTTGTACACTCCTGAGTACGTTGCTGAAACCATTTTTACCATAGACACCCAAAACAAACTACAAAATGGGGATATTGTGGATATTCGTAATTTTTGA
- the mazG gene encoding nucleoside triphosphate pyrophosphohydrolase: MNTRKQQLAAFNRLLDIMDDLREKCPWDKKQTLQSLRHLTIEETYELADAILDNDLQEIKKELGDVLLHIVFYAKIGSEKQAFDIADVANAISDKLIDRHPHIYGDVVVESEEDVKKNWEKLKLKEGNKSVLEGVPKSLPAVVKANRIQDKVAGVGFDWEEPHQVWEKVQEELSELNDEIKNNNQEKIEKEFGDVLFSMINYARFIGVNPENALEKTNKKFINRFQFLEEAAKKEGKQLSDMTLAEMDVHWENSKEFFK, encoded by the coding sequence GTGAATACTCGTAAGCAACAGTTAGCCGCCTTTAATCGTTTGTTAGACATCATGGACGATCTTCGTGAGAAGTGCCCTTGGGATAAAAAACAAACCTTACAAAGTCTGCGTCATTTAACTATTGAAGAAACCTACGAGTTAGCAGATGCTATTTTAGACAACGATTTACAAGAAATAAAAAAAGAATTAGGCGATGTGCTTTTGCACATCGTCTTTTATGCTAAAATAGGTAGCGAAAAACAAGCTTTCGACATTGCTGACGTTGCCAACGCCATCTCAGACAAACTTATCGACCGTCATCCGCATATTTATGGTGATGTGGTTGTTGAAAGTGAAGAAGACGTTAAGAAAAACTGGGAAAAACTCAAACTAAAAGAAGGGAATAAATCGGTTTTAGAAGGCGTTCCTAAAAGTTTACCTGCGGTAGTAAAAGCCAATCGTATTCAAGATAAAGTTGCTGGCGTTGGTTTTGATTGGGAAGAACCACATCAAGTGTGGGAAAAGGTTCAAGAAGAGCTTTCTGAATTGAACGACGAAATCAAAAACAACAATCAAGAGAAAATAGAAAAAGAATTTGGAGATGTCTTATTCTCTATGATTAACTACGCGCGTTTTATTGGAGTAAACCCTGAAAACGCCTTGGAAAAAACCAACAAAAAATTCATCAATCGCTTTCAGTTTTTAGAAGAAGCTGCCAAAAAAGAAGGCAAACAACTTTCTGACATGACCCTCGCTGAAATGGATGTTCATTGGGAAAATTCAAAAGAATTCTTCAAATAA
- a CDS encoding DUF5606 family protein encodes MEFNKIIAVTGKPGLYEILSQTKTGVIVKSIVDGKRFPITATHNVSLLENIAIYTYEEEVPLAQVLKNIADKEDGKEAISHKESANKLTTYFGEVLPGFDEERVYASNIKKVIQWYNILAKGDFDFSTLAEAEETTTEEA; translated from the coding sequence ATGGAATTTAACAAAATTATAGCTGTAACAGGTAAGCCAGGTTTGTATGAAATCTTATCACAAACTAAAACAGGAGTTATCGTAAAGTCTATTGTTGACGGTAAACGTTTTCCTATTACTGCTACTCATAACGTAAGCTTATTAGAAAATATCGCTATTTACACGTACGAAGAGGAAGTACCTTTAGCGCAAGTACTTAAAAATATTGCCGATAAAGAAGATGGTAAAGAAGCTATTTCTCACAAAGAAAGCGCTAATAAATTAACTACTTATTTTGGCGAAGTATTACCTGGATTTGATGAAGAGCGTGTATATGCTTCAAACATTAAAAAAGTAATTCAGTGGTACAATATCTTAGCGAAAGGTGATTTTGACTTTAGCACGTTAGCAGAAGCTGAAGAAACAACTACAGAAGAAGCTTAA
- the def gene encoding peptide deformylase, which produces MILPIVAYGDPVLRKVGKEIDKDYPQLEKLIADMRETMYNANGLGLAAPQIGKDIRLFIIDASPFAEDEDLSEEEKNFFKDFNRVFINAKIVKEEGDEWAFNEGCLSIPTINEDVFRQEKVTIEYQDENFEKHTETLSGLPARVFQHEYDHIEGVLFTDKLSSLKKRLIKKKLDNISKGKVNAGYRMRFPNAKR; this is translated from the coding sequence ATGATTTTACCCATTGTAGCATACGGAGATCCCGTTTTACGTAAAGTAGGAAAAGAAATCGATAAAGATTATCCGCAGTTAGAAAAACTAATTGCCGATATGAGAGAAACAATGTACAATGCTAACGGACTTGGTTTAGCGGCTCCTCAAATAGGAAAAGACATTCGTTTGTTTATTATTGATGCTTCTCCTTTTGCTGAAGACGAAGATTTAAGTGAAGAAGAGAAGAATTTCTTTAAAGACTTTAATCGTGTTTTTATCAATGCGAAAATCGTTAAAGAAGAAGGTGACGAATGGGCTTTTAATGAAGGATGTTTAAGCATTCCTACCATTAATGAGGATGTTTTTCGTCAAGAAAAAGTTACTATTGAATACCAAGATGAGAATTTTGAAAAACACACGGAAACCTTAAGCGGATTGCCTGCTCGTGTTTTTCAACATGAATATGATCATATTGAAGGAGTTTTGTTTACCGACAAACTTTCTTCTTTAAAAAAGAGATTAATTAAAAAGAAATTAGACAATATTTCTAAAGGGAAAGTAAACGCTGGATATCGCATGCGTTTTCCTAATGCTAAGAGATAA
- the ruvX gene encoding Holliday junction resolvase RuvX has product MGRILAIDFGKKRTGIAVTDELQIIASGLTTVNTSELIAFLKEYTQKENVELFLVGKPKQMDNSDSESEVLITPFLQKLEKAIPSIPIKRVDERFTSKMAFQTMIDSGLKKKQRQNKALVDEISATIILQSYLYNK; this is encoded by the coding sequence ATGGGCAGGATATTAGCCATAGATTTTGGAAAAAAAAGAACAGGAATTGCTGTAACCGATGAGCTTCAAATTATTGCTTCGGGTTTAACAACTGTAAACACCTCTGAACTTATCGCATTTTTAAAAGAGTATACTCAAAAAGAAAACGTTGAACTTTTTTTAGTAGGAAAACCAAAGCAGATGGATAATTCTGATAGTGAAAGTGAAGTACTCATAACTCCTTTTCTTCAAAAGCTTGAAAAAGCTATTCCTTCTATCCCCATAAAACGTGTAGATGAGCGTTTTACCTCTAAAATGGCTTTTCAAACAATGATTGATAGCGGTTTAAAGAAAAAACAACGTCAAAACAAAGCTTTAGTAGACGAAATAAGTGCTACAATCATCTTACAGTCGTATTTATACAACAAATAA
- a CDS encoding 2,3,4,5-tetrahydropyridine-2,6-dicarboxylate N-succinyltransferase — protein MTELQSIIEKAWDNRDLLKEETTINAIRKVVDLLDAGDLRVAEPTDNGWQVNEWVKKAVVLYFPIQKMETLEAGIFEYHDKIPLKRGYEAKGIRVVPNAVARHGAYISAGTILMPSYVNIGAYVDEGTMVDTWATVGSCAQIGKNVHLSGGVGIGGVLEPLQAAPVIIEDGAFIGSRCIVVEGVRVEKEAVLGANVVLTMSTKIIDVTGDEPVEMKGVVPARSVVIPGSYTKKFAAGEYQVPCALIIGKRKESTNKKTSLNDALREYDVAV, from the coding sequence ATGACAGAATTACAATCAATTATAGAAAAAGCGTGGGATAACCGCGATTTACTGAAGGAAGAAACTACGATTAATGCTATTAGAAAAGTAGTAGATTTATTAGATGCAGGAGATTTACGCGTTGCGGAACCAACGGACAATGGATGGCAGGTAAACGAATGGGTAAAGAAAGCAGTAGTGTTGTATTTTCCTATTCAAAAAATGGAAACGTTAGAGGCAGGTATTTTTGAATATCACGATAAAATTCCATTAAAAAGAGGTTATGAAGCAAAAGGAATTCGTGTAGTACCAAATGCTGTAGCTCGTCACGGAGCCTATATTTCAGCAGGAACTATTTTAATGCCTAGTTATGTAAATATTGGAGCGTATGTTGATGAAGGTACGATGGTCGATACTTGGGCAACTGTAGGTTCTTGTGCACAAATTGGTAAAAACGTACACTTATCTGGTGGAGTAGGAATTGGAGGGGTTTTAGAACCTTTACAAGCAGCACCGGTAATTATTGAAGATGGAGCTTTTATCGGTTCTCGTTGTATTGTTGTTGAAGGGGTTAGAGTAGAGAAGGAGGCTGTTTTAGGTGCGAATGTGGTATTAACTATGAGTACTAAAATTATTGATGTAACAGGTGATGAACCAGTTGAAATGAAAGGAGTAGTACCAGCACGTTCTGTAGTAATTCCTGGAAGTTACACGAAGAAGTTTGCTGCAGGTGAATATCAAGTTCCTTGTGCTTTAATTATTGGTAAACGTAAAGAGAGTACAAACAAGAAAACTTCGTTAAATGATGCTCTTAGAGAGTACGATGTAGCGGTTTAA
- a CDS encoding glycosyltransferase family 2 protein, with protein MNISGLVITFNEEANIKDCIISLNSVCDEVIIIDSFSSDKTVEIAESMGAKVYLQKFLGDGPQRVHGLQFCKNDWILNLDADERLDEDSFEFIKSGKYLNEPYDAYNFRRKNFLKDQPIDFAGWYPSYTCRFFNKQTAKPATTKVHQSIQAANLKTTKLHLLHYGWKDFHQIIGKYNLYTTWQSEEYFEQNKKVNFFTPIGHGLWSFLRCYILKKGIFHGLDGITFSMMQAFFSYMKYAKLRKLYENNKKGKI; from the coding sequence ATGAATATAAGTGGTCTCGTAATTACTTTTAATGAAGAAGCAAACATTAAAGATTGTATTATTTCTTTAAACAGCGTATGTGATGAAGTAATTATAATTGATTCTTTTAGTTCTGACAAGACTGTTGAAATAGCAGAATCTATGGGAGCTAAAGTTTATTTACAAAAGTTCTTAGGAGATGGACCTCAAAGAGTACATGGGCTTCAATTTTGTAAGAATGATTGGATTCTAAACTTAGATGCTGATGAACGCCTTGATGAAGATAGTTTTGAATTTATTAAGAGCGGAAAGTATTTAAATGAACCTTACGATGCTTATAATTTTAGACGTAAAAACTTTTTAAAAGATCAACCTATTGATTTTGCCGGATGGTACCCATCGTATACTTGTAGGTTTTTTAACAAGCAAACCGCTAAACCTGCAACCACCAAAGTTCATCAAAGCATACAAGCCGCCAATTTAAAAACAACCAAACTTCATTTATTACACTATGGTTGGAAGGATTTTCATCAAATTATAGGAAAATATAACTTATATACTACTTGGCAATCGGAAGAATATTTTGAACAAAACAAAAAAGTAAACTTCTTTACCCCTATAGGGCATGGACTGTGGTCTTTTTTACGTTGTTACATTCTTAAGAAAGGTATTTTTCACGGATTAGACGGAATAACATTTTCTATGATGCAAGCCTTTTTTTCTTATATGAAATATGCAAAACTTAGAAAATTATATGAAAACAATAAAAAAGGGAAGATTTAA
- a CDS encoding glycosyltransferase family 32 protein, giving the protein MIPKIIHFCWYGKGEYNETIKKCIASWEEKLPDYTIKKWDETNTPFDKLPFLKMLYKQKKWSFITDYVRLYSIYKEGGIYVDTDIEMVTTFDHLLNEKAFVGFQGTLESEKYPLNSAVIGGEKGNGFILDCIKATEEKQRLYFNAMGGPPIVSKVLLSYGLKEYKKQHLNDVLLLPTEYFFPFAWNEKFTQECIKPETVCIHWWEDSWGNKQKGFSYLVDSLKRKAVKLPLLIKNRIKFLINKGNFYHINSL; this is encoded by the coding sequence ATGATTCCAAAAATTATACATTTCTGTTGGTATGGTAAAGGTGAGTATAATGAAACAATAAAAAAATGTATTGCTTCATGGGAGGAAAAACTACCTGATTATACCATAAAGAAATGGGATGAAACGAATACACCTTTTGATAAATTACCTTTTTTAAAAATGTTATACAAACAAAAAAAATGGTCGTTTATTACAGATTATGTTCGGTTGTATTCTATATATAAAGAAGGAGGGATTTATGTAGATACAGATATAGAAATGGTTACTACTTTTGACCATTTATTAAATGAAAAAGCGTTTGTTGGTTTTCAAGGAACATTAGAGTCTGAAAAGTATCCATTAAATTCTGCCGTTATTGGAGGAGAAAAAGGCAATGGTTTCATTTTAGATTGTATTAAAGCAACAGAAGAAAAACAACGCTTATATTTTAATGCAATGGGCGGTCCACCAATAGTATCGAAAGTATTGTTGAGTTACGGATTGAAAGAGTATAAAAAGCAGCATTTAAATGATGTTTTATTGTTGCCAACAGAATACTTTTTTCCTTTTGCGTGGAATGAAAAGTTTACACAAGAATGTATTAAACCAGAAACAGTATGTATTCACTGGTGGGAAGATTCTTGGGGAAATAAACAAAAAGGCTTTTCATATTTAGTTGATAGCCTTAAAAGAAAAGCAGTTAAATTACCCTTATTGATTAAGAATAGAATTAAATTCTTAATCAATAAGGGTAATTTTTATCATATTAATTCTTTGTAA